One window of Nostoc sp. C052 genomic DNA carries:
- a CDS encoding rhomboid family intramembrane serine protease has translation MVPISDNNPTKITPYVTYGLIAANVLAFLYEASLPPQALNGFLHLAAVVPRELTLSFGGISLHQPVPEWATLITSQFLHGGLLHLGGNMLFLWIFGNNVEDKLGHAKYLLFYLSCGVLASLTQWFFAQDSSIPSLGASGAIAGILGAYILRFPNAEVLGVVPLGFFFPTFRVPAYFFLGFWFLEQAFYGLASLETRTNIGMESGGIAYWAHAGGFIFGAILGPLLGLFSDKSQEESWYK, from the coding sequence GTGGTTCCAATTAGCGATAATAATCCGACAAAAATCACACCTTATGTAACTTATGGGCTGATTGCTGCCAATGTCCTCGCTTTTCTTTATGAAGCAAGTCTTCCCCCCCAAGCATTAAATGGATTTTTACACCTTGCGGCTGTAGTTCCACGAGAACTGACTTTAAGCTTTGGTGGTATCTCCTTACATCAACCAGTACCAGAGTGGGCAACTTTGATTACTTCCCAATTTTTGCATGGGGGATTGTTGCACTTAGGCGGCAATATGTTGTTTCTCTGGATTTTTGGTAACAATGTTGAAGATAAGTTAGGTCATGCTAAATATTTGCTGTTTTATTTATCTTGCGGTGTTTTGGCATCCTTAACCCAGTGGTTCTTCGCTCAAGATTCTAGCATTCCATCTTTAGGTGCGAGTGGTGCGATCGCAGGTATTCTTGGTGCATACATTCTCCGCTTTCCCAACGCTGAAGTTCTCGGCGTCGTCCCTTTAGGGTTTTTCTTCCCGACTTTCCGCGTCCCGGCATATTTCTTTTTAGGATTCTGGTTTCTCGAACAAGCCTTCTACGGACTTGCTAGCCTTGAAACACGTACCAACATCGGTATGGAAAGCGGCGGTATTGCCTACTGGGCCCATGCAGGCGGATTTATATTTGGGGCAATTCTCGGCCCACTGTTGGGTTTATTTAGCGATAAATCACAGGAAGAATCTTGGTATAAGTAA
- a CDS encoding polysaccharide biosynthesis/export family protein has product MFIDPSYYMRGFSALCFVSLQVGVFLTTPIQLVVAQPFPPQGQSPGQSPGQPPSPVPGTEAVPPGANEEISPQLSRYLLGPGDGIGVVLQRPPGPYRLGIGDGISVSVQRFPDLSFQALINPEGNIVVPLLGTVFLQGLTLQEAQEKIRLGLNRYVVDPVIVLALATQRQDLNFQAVISPEGNIVVPQVGTVSLQGLTLEEAQEKIRLGLSRFFPDPIVVVSLLGTRPVQVTISGEIFRPGIYPINSTTPRVADALLISGGSTLNADLRQVQVRRKLMDGSVISQTIDLYAALQNGGSIPNLRLQDGDAILVPRREIGNDNGYDRNLVARSSLAVPQIRVRVLNYAAGGISTQALPNGSTFVDALGGVNLDTANLRDIALVRFDPEQGKAVTQKLDAKKALGGDASQNVALQDNDVIVVGRNLIGRITNLLTTITQPFFNVQSFLRFFDNFGGGGSN; this is encoded by the coding sequence ATGTTCATAGATCCCAGTTATTATATGCGTGGATTCAGCGCCCTGTGTTTTGTCAGTCTTCAAGTAGGAGTTTTCTTAACAACACCTATCCAACTGGTTGTTGCCCAGCCTTTTCCACCTCAAGGACAATCACCAGGGCAATCACCAGGGCAACCTCCCTCGCCGGTGCCTGGTACTGAGGCTGTACCCCCAGGTGCAAATGAAGAAATTTCCCCACAACTCAGCCGCTACCTCTTGGGGCCAGGAGATGGGATTGGGGTTGTGCTTCAGCGTCCCCCTGGCCCATACCGCTTAGGTATAGGTGATGGAATTAGCGTTTCGGTTCAGCGCTTTCCAGATTTGAGCTTTCAAGCTTTAATCAACCCAGAAGGTAATATTGTAGTGCCGTTACTGGGAACAGTTTTCTTACAAGGTTTAACTTTGCAGGAAGCTCAAGAAAAAATTCGCTTGGGTTTAAATCGTTATGTGGTTGATCCAGTAATAGTTTTAGCCTTAGCAACGCAGCGTCAAGACTTAAATTTTCAAGCTGTAATTAGTCCAGAAGGCAATATTGTCGTGCCGCAAGTAGGAACGGTGTCATTGCAAGGTTTAACCTTGGAAGAAGCTCAAGAAAAAATTCGCTTGGGTTTGAGTCGCTTTTTCCCAGATCCAATTGTAGTAGTATCCTTGCTAGGGACGCGACCAGTTCAAGTTACCATTAGCGGGGAAATATTTCGACCAGGAATTTATCCGATTAATTCAACAACACCTCGCGTTGCTGATGCCTTGCTAATATCTGGTGGTTCAACCTTGAATGCAGACCTACGACAAGTGCAAGTACGCCGCAAGTTAATGGATGGTTCTGTGATTTCACAAACTATTGATTTATATGCAGCACTGCAAAATGGCGGTTCAATTCCGAATTTACGTTTACAAGACGGAGATGCCATACTCGTACCTCGTCGTGAAATTGGTAATGATAACGGTTATGACCGCAATTTGGTAGCACGTTCATCCTTGGCTGTGCCACAGATTAGAGTCCGGGTTTTAAATTACGCTGCGGGAGGTATTTCCACTCAAGCGCTGCCTAACGGTAGTACATTTGTAGATGCTTTGGGAGGAGTAAATCTCGACACCGCTAACCTCCGCGATATCGCTTTGGTTCGCTTTGATCCCGAACAAGGTAAAGCTGTTACCCAAAAACTTGATGCCAAAAAAGCTCTAGGCGGTGATGCTTCTCAAAATGTGGCACTTCAAGATAATGATGTTATTGTTGTTGGTCGGAACCTCATTGGTAGAATTACTAATTTATTGACTACCATTACTCAACCTTTCTTCAATGTTCAATCGTTTCTCCGATTTTTTGACAACTTCGGCGGTGGTGGGTCAAATTAG
- a CDS encoding rhomboid family intramembrane serine protease gives MFPLYDENPTRITPYFTYGLIGMNIIVFIHEVSLSNAQLSEFLSQYAVVPQELTTNLNGEWITLFTSQFLHGGWWHLISNMVFLWVFGNNIEDRLGHTKYLIFYLACGALAALCQWFIGMNSQIPSLGASGAISGVLGAYIIRFPHTKVVTLIFLGFFITTIRVPALVIIGLFIVQNVISGLATLQTAANMTVETGGVAYWAHIGGFAFGIILAPLFGLFRRD, from the coding sequence GTGTTTCCCCTCTACGACGAAAATCCGACGCGAATCACCCCGTATTTCACCTACGGGTTAATTGGCATGAATATTATAGTTTTTATTCACGAGGTGAGCCTGTCAAATGCACAATTGAGTGAGTTTTTGAGCCAGTATGCGGTAGTACCTCAAGAGTTAACCACCAATTTGAATGGAGAGTGGATAACATTATTTACGTCGCAATTCTTACACGGCGGTTGGTGGCACTTAATCTCAAATATGGTATTTCTCTGGGTTTTTGGCAACAATATTGAAGATCGTTTAGGTCATACCAAATATCTGATTTTTTATTTGGCGTGTGGTGCTTTAGCTGCCTTGTGCCAATGGTTTATTGGCATGAATTCTCAGATTCCTTCCTTGGGGGCAAGTGGGGCAATTTCTGGGGTTTTAGGTGCGTATATTATCCGCTTTCCCCACACTAAAGTTGTTACCTTAATATTTTTGGGGTTTTTCATCACCACAATTAGGGTGCCAGCACTAGTAATAATTGGACTTTTTATTGTGCAAAATGTCATATCCGGTCTTGCTACCCTGCAAACAGCCGCTAACATGACTGTGGAAACTGGTGGAGTTGCTTATTGGGCGCACATTGGTGGTTTTGCTTTTGGGATAATTCTCGCTCCCCTATTTGGCTTGTTTCGACGCGACTAA
- a CDS encoding tyrosine-protein kinase domain-containing protein: protein MTPPIVKRYLIAFDKYKWIGLASFALVVAGSTVVAMQPEPPASYIASAALTYSGPPVSFSATGTEIQQQGKELSQEVLLSNQIVAAVAEKVGVKPAKLGASVVLSIPKKNPRSGELESSILELKYVDTDPKRGIQVLTELMQAMIKLSSDINTGRLQAIIEKINDRTPPTKRELQIAEKKLEQYDRIERTAILAAENGSLLSAITASQNLQRQIQLTISGVDGQVRSLQNKLGLTVGQAYVSSALSADPIIGNLRAQIYQSESQIAVLRKDLRPEHPTMVQLMRQKQAAEELLQQRAAEVLGGDGAAAPLQGSVAGIRTQSSLDPARQQLANQMVSLQTQRETLQQQLSQEIRQEARLRQEYSLIPNKQLERSRLEQEVALKKAIYDQMQVKLTDAKTAEAETTSSLSIARRPTVTVDVKPPKSVPITLAVGGFLGVVVGGGVIFLLGALEGTFKTREDIRQSLKQREVAVLGELPLMPVDDLDQDSVPVVLSADSPYLEFYEKFRSNLRRIGGKTLKVVLITSTSSLEGKTASAYNLGVASARAGKRTLIIETDLRSPSRSASLKVIPDPEAGIEPLRYYANLSECIRLVPDVENLYILPSPGPVRQSAAILESSEMRRLMEDVRERFDLVILDTSPLSISNDPLLIQPYSDGIVLVARPHYTQENMLGEAIDQLVESELGLLGAIINGADIIVSVPEEVVKSSTFTSEVEEVEESEEVSVSANKN from the coding sequence ATGACCCCACCAATTGTTAAGCGCTATCTTATTGCTTTTGATAAGTACAAGTGGATTGGATTAGCTAGTTTTGCTTTAGTTGTTGCTGGGTCAACTGTGGTCGCTATGCAACCAGAGCCACCTGCTAGCTATATAGCATCTGCCGCACTTACCTATAGTGGCCCACCAGTTTCTTTCTCTGCAACTGGTACTGAGATCCAACAGCAAGGAAAGGAATTGAGTCAGGAAGTTTTACTCTCAAACCAGATAGTTGCAGCAGTGGCAGAAAAAGTCGGTGTCAAACCGGCAAAGCTCGGTGCCAGTGTCGTACTTTCTATTCCGAAAAAAAACCCCAGGAGTGGAGAATTGGAATCTAGTATTTTGGAATTGAAATATGTAGATACTGATCCCAAACGAGGTATACAGGTCTTGACAGAATTGATGCAAGCAATGATCAAGTTGAGCAGTGATATCAATACTGGGCGATTACAAGCAATTATTGAAAAAATTAACGATCGCACACCACCAACTAAACGGGAGTTGCAAATTGCTGAGAAGAAGTTGGAACAGTACGATCGCATCGAGCGAACAGCAATATTAGCAGCAGAGAATGGTAGTTTGTTAAGCGCTATAACTGCCAGCCAAAATCTCCAACGGCAAATTCAATTAACTATTTCTGGGGTTGATGGTCAAGTTCGCAGTTTACAAAATAAATTAGGCTTAACAGTCGGACAGGCTTATGTTTCTTCGGCTTTGAGTGCCGATCCAATTATTGGTAACTTGCGAGCGCAAATTTATCAAAGTGAGTCGCAAATCGCTGTACTCAGAAAAGATTTGCGACCGGAACACCCGACAATGGTTCAGTTGATGCGTCAGAAACAAGCTGCTGAGGAATTGCTGCAACAACGTGCGGCAGAGGTGTTAGGTGGTGATGGGGCGGCGGCTCCGCTTCAGGGTAGTGTTGCAGGTATTCGTACCCAAAGTAGCTTAGATCCAGCCCGCCAGCAATTGGCAAACCAAATGGTGTCTTTGCAAACCCAACGGGAGACGCTGCAACAACAACTATCTCAAGAAATCCGCCAAGAAGCGCGACTACGACAAGAGTATTCTCTGATACCCAATAAGCAATTAGAGCGATCGCGTTTAGAACAGGAAGTTGCCCTGAAAAAAGCTATCTACGATCAAATGCAGGTGAAGCTAACCGATGCTAAAACCGCAGAGGCAGAAACTACTAGTAGTCTCAGCATTGCCAGACGCCCTACAGTCACGGTCGATGTTAAACCTCCGAAGAGTGTACCTATTACTCTTGCTGTGGGTGGTTTCTTGGGCGTGGTGGTTGGTGGCGGGGTGATATTTTTGCTAGGAGCGTTGGAAGGAACTTTCAAAACCAGAGAGGATATCCGCCAGAGCCTCAAGCAACGGGAAGTGGCAGTGTTGGGAGAATTGCCTTTAATGCCAGTTGATGATTTGGATCAAGACTCTGTGCCAGTAGTGCTTTCCGCCGACTCTCCTTATTTAGAATTTTATGAAAAATTCCGTAGTAATCTGCGCCGGATTGGTGGTAAAACCTTAAAGGTAGTTTTGATTACTAGCACCAGTAGCCTAGAGGGCAAAACGGCAAGTGCTTATAACTTGGGTGTTGCTTCAGCCCGTGCTGGTAAAAGAACCTTAATTATCGAAACAGATTTGCGATCGCCTTCCCGTAGTGCATCCCTGAAAGTAATTCCTGACCCTGAAGCCGGTATTGAACCCCTGCGTTATTACGCTAATTTGAGTGAATGTATCCGTTTAGTTCCTGATGTAGAAAATTTATACATTCTTCCCAGTCCTGGCCCGGTGCGGCAATCTGCTGCGATTCTTGAATCAAGCGAAATGCGGCGGTTGATGGAAGATGTCCGCGAACGTTTTGATTTAGTTATTTTAGATACGAGTCCCCTCAGCATATCCAATGACCCTTTGTTAATCCAACCTTACAGCGATGGGATCGTACTAGTGGCACGACCACACTATACACAAGAGAATATGCTAGGTGAAGCTATCGATCAATTGGTTGAATCTGAACTAGGGTTATTGGGAGCAATTATCAATGGTGCTGATATCATCGTTTCTGTACCTGAAGAAGTTGTAAAATCATCAACATTTACATCGGAGGTAGAAGAAGTAGAAGAATCTGAAGAAGTTTCGGTGAGTGCCAACAAAAACTAA
- the crtB gene encoding cyanoexosortase B, whose product MALRQQVKNINASGLLNLAILGVLLLLYAPILLHWLDGWLHKNISTEHEYFSHGIIGLPFAAYLGWINRKKWRRLPDTIHPLGAVFLLLGAVFYLSGVTEWVNLSLPVILVGLCLWFKGISGLGLQGFPLLLVFLATPTALPYLIAPYTLPLQSFIAGAAGFILNQFGMEVTVDEINLYVGGRIVEVAPYCAGLKMLFTTLYVGLMLLYWTDALSSRPTTISFLSIAAIVSTSANIIRNTLLTFFHGTGQEAAFRWLHEGWGGDLYSACMLVSLVPLLNWINNYFSTSPETQQEAES is encoded by the coding sequence ATGGCACTCCGGCAACAGGTTAAAAATATAAACGCATCAGGCTTGTTAAATCTAGCTATTTTAGGCGTTTTGCTGCTGCTTTATGCTCCGATATTGCTACATTGGTTGGATGGTTGGCTACACAAAAATATTAGTACAGAACACGAATATTTTAGCCATGGGATTATTGGTCTACCATTCGCGGCTTATCTAGGCTGGATAAACCGGAAAAAATGGAGACGTTTGCCAGATACCATCCATCCTTTGGGCGCTGTTTTCTTATTATTAGGAGCAGTTTTTTATCTTAGCGGTGTTACAGAGTGGGTTAACCTTTCCTTGCCCGTTATATTAGTAGGATTATGCTTGTGGTTTAAGGGAATATCAGGTTTGGGACTGCAAGGATTTCCCCTGCTACTAGTATTTTTAGCAACCCCAACGGCATTACCCTATCTGATTGCACCCTATACCTTGCCTCTCCAGAGCTTTATCGCTGGTGCGGCAGGTTTCATACTAAATCAATTTGGTATGGAAGTAACTGTAGATGAGATAAATCTCTATGTGGGAGGACGGATTGTAGAAGTTGCCCCCTATTGTGCGGGGTTGAAAATGTTATTTACTACTCTCTACGTCGGCTTAATGCTGCTTTATTGGACAGATGCTTTGTCTTCACGCCCCACAACTATATCGTTTTTATCTATTGCTGCGATCGTTAGTACTAGTGCCAATATCATTCGTAATACTTTACTGACTTTCTTTCACGGCACAGGACAAGAAGCGGCCTTTAGATGGCTACATGAGGGTTGGGGTGGCGATCTTTACTCTGCTTGTATGCTGGTGTCATTAGTACCCTTACTGAATTGGATTAATAACTATTTCTCGACATCTCCAGAAACTCAGCAAGAAGCAGAAAGTTGA
- a CDS encoding cyanoexosortase B system-associated protein, whose translation MTSFSKFFKENQLSQVAALLLLLLLLAIAGIPGYLTGHWQWKQPPPVTTLRQLKQIHKTGLTLPGWQTIEQAQQQIGEHQWSLQIIKKEGSQSQAILLLLPQNGPMDQPEVEWTDVNGWGRSRWGKWDVAQSRSAEFTVKPPAKLASNVKTQVEARFFRASTPQQTFAVLQWYAMPDGGNPSPFHWFVADQLAQWRKQRTPWVGVSILIPMEPLGQVETSWSLAQSIGETVQATLMAGPL comes from the coding sequence ATGACTTCCTTCTCTAAGTTTTTCAAGGAAAACCAATTGAGTCAAGTAGCAGCACTATTGTTATTGCTACTGCTACTGGCAATTGCAGGGATTCCCGGATACCTGACAGGACACTGGCAATGGAAACAGCCACCTCCTGTTACTACCCTCAGACAATTAAAACAGATCCACAAGACTGGGTTAACCCTTCCTGGTTGGCAAACCATTGAACAAGCACAACAACAAATTGGCGAACATCAATGGTCTTTACAGATAATTAAAAAAGAAGGCTCCCAATCCCAGGCAATTCTACTTTTGTTACCGCAAAACGGGCCTATGGATCAACCAGAGGTAGAGTGGACAGACGTTAACGGCTGGGGAAGATCGCGTTGGGGAAAATGGGATGTAGCTCAATCTCGTTCTGCTGAATTTACTGTGAAACCACCTGCCAAGTTAGCTTCTAATGTCAAAACTCAAGTAGAAGCTAGGTTCTTTCGCGCCTCCACGCCACAACAAACTTTTGCTGTCTTGCAATGGTACGCCATGCCAGACGGCGGAAATCCATCACCTTTTCACTGGTTTGTAGCAGATCAATTAGCACAGTGGCGTAAGCAACGCACTCCTTGGGTGGGCGTCAGTATTTTAATTCCAATGGAACCTTTGGGTCAGGTAGAAACATCTTGGTCTTTAGCCCAGTCTATTGGGGAAACAGTGCAAGCTACATTAATGGCAGGCCCTTTGTAG